CATCTTTTTTGATGAGATATCGTGCGATTGGATATGAAACGCACGAAGAGTTAGGGGTTAGTGCTGAGATATCGTGCGATTGGATATGAAACGCACGAAGAGTTAGGGGTTAGTGCCGAGATATCGTGCGATTGGGTATGAAACGCACGAAGAGTTAAGGGTAAGTGCCGGGATATCGTGCGATTGAGTGTAAATCGCACGATATCCCGACGTGCAAACAAAAATAAAGAGGCTGGGACATAATATATGTCTCAGCCTCTTTTAGTATCTTGGCAGTAGATGGCTGAGTTAAAAATGCGCTTGTATCAAGCTTTTTTCAACTCTAGTCATCCTTGCCGGGGCGAGACTACGAAATCTTTTTTTATAAATTAGATTTCTGTCCCGCTCCCTTTTCTTACATCTATTATGCTCTTTTTTCTTCTAATTCATACCCGTAAGCTGTTTCACCATGGAAGGCTGCATCTAATCCTTCTAGTTCTGATTTTTCATCTGTTCTTAAAGTAGTGAATATACTAATCACTTTAGCGATTGCATATGTCATGATACCACTAAAAGCGATTGTAACGACAACTGCTACGATTTGAATAACGACTGGCATGATGCCACCACCGAATAATGTACCGTCTGTTATTGTTGGATTGACACTTGAATTTTGGAATAATCCTGTTCCGATTGCGCCTACAACACCACCGAAACCGTGTAATCCAAATGCGTCTAATGCATCATCATAATTTAATAATACTTTTAAGTGAGTAATAACGTAATAACAAACTAGTCCGCCTAATAGGCCAAGAATCATTGAACTTCCGTATCCGACAAATCCGGCTGCTGGTGTAATTGTTACTAATCCAGCTAACATACCTGATAATGTACCGATTAAAGTTACTTTTTTCTTTTGTATATATTCGAATATACACCAACCTGCAATACCTGCACATGAAGCTAATATTGTATTAACAAAAGCTAGCATTGCAATTGAATCAAATGTTAATGCTGATCCCGTATTAAATCCAAACCAACCGAACCATACGAATATGCCTCCGATTAATGTAATCACAAGATTGTGAGGTGGTTTTCGGTTATCTGGTTTTCTTGAACCAAGTAATAAGGCAAGTACAAGTCCAGATACACCAGAAGAAATATGTACAACTGTTCCACCTGCAAAGTCGATAGCGCCTAATTTGTGAATCCAACCACCGCCCCATACCCAGTGTGCGACTGGACTATAGACTAATACAACCCATAATGCCATAAATACTAGAAACGGTCCAAATTTCATACGTTCTGCGACTGAACCCGTTAAAATCGAAACTGCGATTGTACAGAATGTTAATTGGAATAGCATGAATAAAGCAAATGGAACTGTTTCACTGTATGCCCCGTTTGGTTTAAATCCAACATCATTAAGTAATGTATGTGAAAAATCACCAATTAGTGTATTACCTGTTCCAAAACTAAGTGTAAATCCTATAATAACCCAAGTGAATGTTACAACCACAATTGCTGAAATACTGTGCATAGATGTATTTAACACGTTTTTAGATTGAACTAATCCTCCATAGAACAATGCTAAACCAGGTGTCATTAACCAAACTAACAATGTGCAACCAAATAATAAAAGTGTATCTGTCTGACTCATCTTCCCTCAACTCCTTATTTTTTTTAAAGTATATAGTATAAAAAGTGAAAAAAGAAATATAGGTTAGGTAAATTTACACTTAATGTTATGTTATTTAACATCAAAAATCTTTTTTCTTATATTAATAGGTTGTCCAATATAAATTTAAAATAGATTTAAAATACTGTTGACATCATTAAATAAGGGGAGTAGAATGATTGAGTATTAGTTAGCAAAGCTAACTTTATTTTTATGAGGAGGTTGACACTTGATGGAGAATTTTTTATTTACTTATACAAATTTGTATAGACCGTACATTCATCATATTAACAAGATATTAGAGGCATATGATTTATACACCGCACAATATAAGGTGTTACACGATATTGCCTATAATCAACCAACGACACTTGTACACGTTTCAAAACGTTCTTTTATAGAGAAACCAACTGCTCGTAAAATTATTAAAAAGTTAATCGAACATCAACTTGTTCAAGCTGTTAACAGTCAAGAAGACAAGCGCGAGAAATTCTTAACATTAACGGAGAAGGGACAACTTCAATTTGATGAAATTCATAAAAAGATTAAAGACTTTCAGAATCAATCACTTGAAGCGGTCGATGCTAGTGAACAAGAAATAGAACAAGCACAACGGTTATTAAAAAAACTTAGAAAGCATTTAATTGAGGAGGAAACAGAATCATGAGTGATCACATTAAAAAGCCTATATGGACAAAGGACTTTATATTTAACTTTGTTATTAGCTTTTTTATCTTTTTATCTATGTATTTATTATTAGTTACAGTAGGTGGATATAGTAAAGATACATTCGGGGCATCAGATAGTCTTGCAGGACTTGCTTCAGGTTTGTTTATCGTAGGATCTTTAATAGGAAGATTTTTAACAGGGAAATATATAAATATATTAGGAACTAAGAAGATATTAATTATTGGCGGTATATTACTTGTAGTAACAAATGGTTTATATTTAGTATCCGCATCATCATTTGCATTGTTATTAATAGTCAGAGTACTAAATGGTGCGGCTAGTGGTATTGCAAGTACAGCAACAGGTACTATTGCAGCATACATCACACCAGCAGAACGTCGTAGTGAAGGTATCAGTATGTACAGTTTAAGTATGGTATTAGGTACAGCAATTGGACCGTTTATCGGATTATTGTTATATCAACATATTCCTATGTATGGACTATTTGTCATCTGTACCGTTTTAATCATCGTAGCATTTGTAATGTCATTATTTATGAACATTGCTACACCAGTTACACCTAAAAAAGAAACTAAAAAAGGATTTAAATTTAGTGACTTTTATTCAGAACAAGCATTACCGATTGCACTTGTTGTAGTCATTGTCAGTGTCGCTTATTCTTCAGTATTGTCATTTATCCAATTCTTTGCACAAGTGAATCACTTAGTTGAAGCATCTAGTTTCTTCTTTGTTGTCTATGCAATCGCTGTGTTACTTACGAGACCATTTACAGGAAGAATCATGGACCAAAGAGGGGAAAACGTAGTAACAATTCCAGCATTTATTTGTTTAATTATTGGTCTGTTCTTGATCAGTATTGCGCATAACGGAGTTATATTATTATTAGCAGGTGCATTTATAGGTTTAGGATTTGGTAATTTACAATCTATATTCCAAGCAATTGTTATAAAAGTATCTCCTGCTGAAAAAATGGGACTTGCAACATCTACTTACTTTATTGCATTAGACTTTGGTTTAGGATTTGGACCATACGTATTAGGTAACTTTACGCATTCAATCGGATACTCAGGTTTATACCTAGCAATGTCAGTAGTTACTATTGTAGGATTAATTGGATTCTACTTCTTGCACATGAGAAGAAAACATAAAATAGCATAAAAAAGAACTGCACTTTAAATTAAAGTGCAGTTCTTTTTTTTAATATTAACCTTCTAAATCAACAGCGTTAATGTCTATGCCTAATGCATCAGCTACACCTTTACCGTAAGCTGGATCAGCTTTATAACAGTTGCGGATATGACGATGTTTCACTTCGTCTGTTGTACCTTGCATTTCGTTAGCAGTGTTTTGGAATATACGTTGTTGAGCTTCTGGTGATTGTAGACGGAATAATTTACCTGGTTGTTCGTAGTAATTATCATCATCTTCACGGAAGTCATGCTCATATAAATCGCCTTCTACTGGTAGACTAGGCTTTTTATATTCAGGTTGTGATTCATGTGCTTCATAACTATTTGGATAATAGTTAATACCGCCACCTTGGTTTCCATCTACGCGCATTTGACCATCTCTTGAGAATGGACAAACATTAGCTGCACCTTTAGCTGAGTTCACAGGGATTTGCCAATGGTTTACACCTAAACGGTAACGTTGAGCATCTCCATATGAGAATAAACGTCCTTGTAACATTCTATCTGGTGAGAAATCTAATCCAGGTATAATGTTAGTAGGTGCGAATGCCGCTTGTTCTACATCTTGGAAATAGTTCTCAGGGTTACGATTTAATTCGAATTCACCAACTGGAATTAGTGGATATTCATCTTTATACCAAACTTTTGTTAAATCAAATGGATTGTCTTTATGATTTCTTGCTTGTTCTTCAGTCATAACTTGAATATACATTTTCCATTTAGGGAAGTTGCCATCTTCAATTGCATTGAATAAGTCTCTTTGACTTGATTCACGGTCTTTAGCGACAACTTGTTCAGCTTCGTCACCTTGGTAATTTTCAATACCTTGTTGAGTTCTGAAGTGGAATTTAACCCATACACGTTCACCAGCATCGTTATACATTGAATAAGTATGTGAACCGAAACCGTGCATATTACGGAAGCCTTTAGGAATACCTCTATCAGACATTAAGATTGTTACTTGGTGTAATGCTTCTGGTAATAAAGTCCAGAAATCCCAGTTTGATTGAGGGTTATGCATATTTGTTTTAGGATCACGTTTAACAACGTGGTTTAAACTTGCAAATAATTTAGGGTCACGGAAGAAGAATACAGGCGTGTTGTTACCAACTAAGTCCCAGTTACCATCTTCAGTATAGAATTTAAGTGCAAAACCACGAATGTCACGCTCAGCATCTGCAGCACCACGTTCACCAGCTACTGTAGAGAAACGTGCGAACATTTCTGTTTGTTTCCCGATTTCTGAAAAGATTTTAGCATTTGTATATTGTGTAATATCATGTGTAACTGTAAATGTCCCGAAAGCACCTGAACCTTTAGCGTGCATACGGCGTTCAGGGATAACTTCTCTATCGAAATGTGCCATTTGTTCTAAAAAGTATATATCTTGCATTGAAATAGGACCGCGTTTTCCAGCAGTCATTGTATTTTCTCGATCTGAGACAGGTGCGCCAAATAGACCTGTAAGTTTAGATTTGTTACTCATAATTATCCTCCTTATGATTCTTAATTATAATAATTCTAATTTCATACTCATTATAATTTAAACTAAGCGAAGTGACAAGTAAATGTATCGATGAAAATGAAAGAAATGAATTTAAATGTAGGACTATATTTAAATATAATATCCTAAAAGTTAAAAAATAAACATTTTACCCTTTTAATAAGAAAAACCGCATACTTAACGAAAGTCATTAAGTGTGCAGTTTATAAGAATGTACTTATATTAAAATGAGAATGAAACTAATTAATTGAGTATAGAGCCCCTTTAGTAGAGATGTTTTATGTTATTTTCCTTTGTCATGATGGATAAATAGTGGTTGAACATCTACAGTTTCTAAAATAATATCTTTAACTTTTTCAGGCAGTAGATTAATTGAATCGATGTCTGGAAGTTTAACAGATACGTAATCTACTTTTGGATCGGATGGAATATCTAAGTCTTCTAATGAAGTTTCTAACGTGAATTCATAAATAAATGATATTTCATGGTAAGACGTCCCCGCATATTCAAAGAAATTTTGAATTGTAGAAACAAATTTAATGTTATTACATTCAATGCCTAATTCCTCTTTAATTTCACGTTTGATTGCTGCATCAGAACTTTCGTAATATTTAACTCTTCCGCCTATTAAAGCATAAAACCGGCGTTGTTTATCATAATGAAAACAATAGCCATTTTTGTCTTTTATGATTGCACCAACGCGTATGTTCAACATGCCGTCACCAGATTTTATTGAAAGATCCATTTAAATTCCTCCTTCATATCAAGTTAAAATAATTTTAAAATCACGATACCAATAAAAACAAGAGATGCTCCGATAAAACGTCGTTTTGTAATTTTGAATTTAGGTGTATTAAATAAACCGAAGTGATCAATAAATAATCCCATGAGCATTTGACCGAATATAACAACCATTAATGTCAATGCGGCACCAAGCTCTGGCATTAATATGATATTTGTCGTAACAAAAATCACCCCTAAAGCACCACCTAAAAAGTAAATCGGCTTGATTTTACCTTGTGTAGGGTGGGTGAAACTGAAACGAATACGTCGCACGATAATTAAAGACAAAATAAATAATGCGATCGTACCAATTCCAAATGAAATAAGTGCAGATAAATAAAATGATTGAACTTCATATCTTAATGCACTATTAATCGCTGTTTGTATAGGTGGCAAACAGCCTGTCATTATACCGACAATGAGCCAATAATTTGTATGACTCGATTCGTTCGTAATGATTCTTGATGTTTTCTTTTTATAATTCATTAATAATATACCCAATAACATCAATATTACGCCAAGCACGCGCGTTAAATTTATTAAATGAATATCAGTGCCGAACAAACCAAATTGATCAATGAATAATCCCATGATAATTTGACCACATACTGTCATAACAACTGTTAAAGCAGCGCCAATTCGAGGTAATAGTAATAAATTACCGGTTAAAAATACAACACCTAAAAGTCCGCCAGTAAACCAAACGTATGAAAAATCTTGGTTAAATAGAAACGAAGGTGTGAGTTTTTGAGGATTCATCATTAAATTTACGACGATAAGTACAATTGTTCCGATAAAGAATGAGTAAAACGATGCAAGAATGGGAGATTTTGTGTATGTGCCAAGCCTAGAATTTATAGAAGTTTGTAATGGCACACATAGACCAGCAATGACACCCAATATAATAAGTAATATCAAAATATAGACTCCTATCAAAATATAATTTAGTTACTTAATGATACATGCTTTTGACCGATATAGATAGAGTAGTATGTTGTTAACTTTTTTGTTACTGGCGACATTAAGATTACAAAATGAAAAAGATAAGTTAAAATAAAACAGGAACATTTAAAAATAGAAAAGGTGTGAGCTATATTAATTTCTTGAGAGAAAGGTTTTCTTTAATTTTAGGACTCGTGATTATTGTTGTTTTTATTGTTTTGTTAATTATTTTTGAGTCTCCATTTTTTAAAGAAAAACAATCTTATACTTATGATCAAGCTTTAGAATTACAAACAAAGAGTGATTCTCCTGCACTTACACAAAAGGATAATCAATTTGTGTATGCAAACAAAAAGGATATCGATGAATTTATGGATATAGATAAGAGTAAGACCGACCTGCAATTTATGGATATTTCCAAGAAGGTTGATATATCCGAAGAACAATTGAAAGAAATTTTAAAAGATAAAGGCATTTTCAAAGGACGTGAAAAGGCTTTTTTAGAAGCTCAAGAAAAATATGATGTGAATGTAATTTATTTATTAAGTCATGCATTTATTGAAACTGGCAATGGTAATTCAGAACTAGCAAAGGGAATTAAAATGTCCAACGGGAAAACATTTTATAACTTTTATGGTATAGGTGCGTTTGATAGAAATGCAGTAGAAGAAGGTAGTAGTTTTGCCAAAAAGCAAAACTGGAATTCACCAGAAAAAGCCATTAAAGGTGGCGCTGAATTTGTCAGTAATGAATACATTAATAATGAACAAAACACACTTTATAAAATGAGATGGAATCCATATAACCCTGGACAGCATCTGTATGCGACAGATGTCAATTGGGCGACGAGCATCGGTAGTATTATGGAACATTATTATGAAAAACATGACTTGAAGAAAGCGAAGATTAGTAAAAACTATTATAAATAAAGTGATTATCTATGTTGGATTTATACTATATTTATAAATTTAGTTTCATGTTAAAATAAAATTAAATACTGAAATTTTTATTACAAAGAAAGTAGTGAACAAAATGAAGATTGCTGTAGTTGGAGCAGGCATAGGTGGCTTAACAGTCGCTGGCTTAATGTGCCAAATCGGACATGATGTTAATGTCTATGAAGGTAAAGATAATTTAGATCAAGTAGGTGCAGGTATAGGCATTGGAAGCAATGCATTAAAAGCACTGAAACAATATAGAATGGCTTATGCAATTGAGCAAGAAGGTCAGCCTTTAGAACAAATTAAAATACATTCAGACTTAGACGAAAATTTAAGTGCTTTAAATATGAAGCAAGACGACACACATAATATCACAATCCATAGAAATGTATTACATGAAATTTTAAAGACATATGTGCCATCTGAACGTATTCATCTGAATCATAAAGTAACAGAATTCAAACCAACTGGAGACGGTGTAAGACTTTGCTTTGACAATGGAGAAGTAGAAGAATTCGAATTAGTCATAGCAGCAGACGGTCTACATTCGAATATTAGAACTCAAATCTATCCTAAATCATTACCAAAATATGCAGGATATACATGTTTTAGAGGCGTAGTAAACGCTAAATTAGATATAGACGGGAAAGAAGCATTAGAATACTGGGGACATAAAGGAAGATTTGGCATTGTACCATTAAAAGAAAATCAATACTATTGGTTCTGTACAATGAATGCTAAAGAAAATGATCTACAATTCAAATCATTTGAGAAACCACACTTACAAGCATATTTTAACCAATTTCCTAATGAAGTGAGACAGATTTTAGATGCACAAGATGAAGTAGGGATATTACAACATGATATTTATGACATTGCGCCATTAAAATCATTCGTATCCGGTAGAGTTGTATTATTAGGAGATGCTGCACATGCAACAACACCAAATATGGGACAAGGTGCAGGACAAGCAATTGAAGATGCAGTTACATTAGCAAATTTAATAAAAGATAGAGACATAGAAGCGGCGCTTAAACGATATGATAAATTAAGAGTAAAACATACAAAGAAAGTGATATTAAAATCACGTAAAATAGGTAAAGTAGGACAAGCTACAAGTACGATGAAAATTAAATCAAGAAATGCCATGATGAAGAAAACATCATCTAAAGCAATGAATAGAAAAGTGAAGTTTTTACAAAAAGCGAAGTTGAAATAGAGGAAGAATGCCGAGATATCGTGCGATGAGGTGTTAAACGCACGAAGACTT
The Mammaliicoccus sp. Dog046 genome window above contains:
- a CDS encoding DMT family transporter, producing the protein MILLIILGVIAGLCVPLQTSINSRLGTYTKSPILASFYSFFIGTIVLIVVNLMMNPQKLTPSFLFNQDFSYVWFTGGLLGVVFLTGNLLLLPRIGAALTVVMTVCGQIIMGLFIDQFGLFGTDIHLINLTRVLGVILMLLGILLMNYKKKTSRIITNESSHTNYWLIVGIMTGCLPPIQTAINSALRYEVQSFYLSALISFGIGTIALFILSLIIVRRIRFSFTHPTQGKIKPIYFLGGALGVIFVTTNIILMPELGAALTLMVVIFGQMLMGLFIDHFGLFNTPKFKITKRRFIGASLVFIGIVILKLF
- a CDS encoding N-acetylglucosaminidase, whose product is MRERFSLILGLVIIVVFIVLLIIFESPFFKEKQSYTYDQALELQTKSDSPALTQKDNQFVYANKKDIDEFMDIDKSKTDLQFMDISKKVDISEEQLKEILKDKGIFKGREKAFLEAQEKYDVNVIYLLSHAFIETGNGNSELAKGIKMSNGKTFYNFYGIGAFDRNAVEEGSSFAKKQNWNSPEKAIKGGAEFVSNEYINNEQNTLYKMRWNPYNPGQHLYATDVNWATSIGSIMEHYYEKHDLKKAKISKNYYK
- a CDS encoding ammonium transporter → MSQTDTLLLFGCTLLVWLMTPGLALFYGGLVQSKNVLNTSMHSISAIVVVTFTWVIIGFTLSFGTGNTLIGDFSHTLLNDVGFKPNGAYSETVPFALFMLFQLTFCTIAVSILTGSVAERMKFGPFLVFMALWVVLVYSPVAHWVWGGGWIHKLGAIDFAGGTVVHISSGVSGLVLALLLGSRKPDNRKPPHNLVITLIGGIFVWFGWFGFNTGSALTFDSIAMLAFVNTILASCAGIAGWCIFEYIQKKKVTLIGTLSGMLAGLVTITPAAGFVGYGSSMILGLLGGLVCYYVITHLKVLLNYDDALDAFGLHGFGGVVGAIGTGLFQNSSVNPTITDGTLFGGGIMPVVIQIVAVVVTIAFSGIMTYAIAKVISIFTTLRTDEKSELEGLDAAFHGETAYGYELEEKRA
- a CDS encoding catalase — encoded protein: MSNKSKLTGLFGAPVSDRENTMTAGKRGPISMQDIYFLEQMAHFDREVIPERRMHAKGSGAFGTFTVTHDITQYTNAKIFSEIGKQTEMFARFSTVAGERGAADAERDIRGFALKFYTEDGNWDLVGNNTPVFFFRDPKLFASLNHVVKRDPKTNMHNPQSNWDFWTLLPEALHQVTILMSDRGIPKGFRNMHGFGSHTYSMYNDAGERVWVKFHFRTQQGIENYQGDEAEQVVAKDRESSQRDLFNAIEDGNFPKWKMYIQVMTEEQARNHKDNPFDLTKVWYKDEYPLIPVGEFELNRNPENYFQDVEQAAFAPTNIIPGLDFSPDRMLQGRLFSYGDAQRYRLGVNHWQIPVNSAKGAANVCPFSRDGQMRVDGNQGGGINYYPNSYEAHESQPEYKKPSLPVEGDLYEHDFREDDDNYYEQPGKLFRLQSPEAQQRIFQNTANEMQGTTDEVKHRHIRNCYKADPAYGKGVADALGIDINAVDLEG
- a CDS encoding NUDIX hydrolase; protein product: MDLSIKSGDGMLNIRVGAIIKDKNGYCFHYDKQRRFYALIGGRVKYYESSDAAIKREIKEELGIECNNIKFVSTIQNFFEYAGTSYHEISFIYEFTLETSLEDLDIPSDPKVDYVSVKLPDIDSINLLPEKVKDIILETVDVQPLFIHHDKGK
- a CDS encoding MarR family winged helix-turn-helix transcriptional regulator, coding for MENFLFTYTNLYRPYIHHINKILEAYDLYTAQYKVLHDIAYNQPTTLVHVSKRSFIEKPTARKIIKKLIEHQLVQAVNSQEDKREKFLTLTEKGQLQFDEIHKKIKDFQNQSLEAVDASEQEIEQAQRLLKKLRKHLIEEETES
- a CDS encoding FAD-dependent monooxygenase, with the translated sequence MKIAVVGAGIGGLTVAGLMCQIGHDVNVYEGKDNLDQVGAGIGIGSNALKALKQYRMAYAIEQEGQPLEQIKIHSDLDENLSALNMKQDDTHNITIHRNVLHEILKTYVPSERIHLNHKVTEFKPTGDGVRLCFDNGEVEEFELVIAADGLHSNIRTQIYPKSLPKYAGYTCFRGVVNAKLDIDGKEALEYWGHKGRFGIVPLKENQYYWFCTMNAKENDLQFKSFEKPHLQAYFNQFPNEVRQILDAQDEVGILQHDIYDIAPLKSFVSGRVVLLGDAAHATTPNMGQGAGQAIEDAVTLANLIKDRDIEAALKRYDKLRVKHTKKVILKSRKIGKVGQATSTMKIKSRNAMMKKTSSKAMNRKVKFLQKAKLK
- a CDS encoding MFS transporter is translated as MSDHIKKPIWTKDFIFNFVISFFIFLSMYLLLVTVGGYSKDTFGASDSLAGLASGLFIVGSLIGRFLTGKYINILGTKKILIIGGILLVVTNGLYLVSASSFALLLIVRVLNGAASGIASTATGTIAAYITPAERRSEGISMYSLSMVLGTAIGPFIGLLLYQHIPMYGLFVICTVLIIVAFVMSLFMNIATPVTPKKETKKGFKFSDFYSEQALPIALVVVIVSVAYSSVLSFIQFFAQVNHLVEASSFFFVVYAIAVLLTRPFTGRIMDQRGENVVTIPAFICLIIGLFLISIAHNGVILLLAGAFIGLGFGNLQSIFQAIVIKVSPAEKMGLATSTYFIALDFGLGFGPYVLGNFTHSIGYSGLYLAMSVVTIVGLIGFYFLHMRRKHKIA